GTCGGTTAAGGATAGCGGCGGCAGGGGGAAGGTAGAGATAGAGTTCTTCTCCGTCGAGGAGAGGGAGAGGATCGTGGAGCTTTTAAGGTCGGCCGGTTGAGGCCGGGAAGGGGTGCCTTATGGAGTACAATCAAAAAAGGAGGGAAGAGATGTTCGGAAAAGACGAGATGGTTTCGACGACGCCAAGGGGCGAGGCCACCGGCTTCATAGACAAGGGCATGAGGTTTAACGGGAAGCTCGACTTCGAGGGGACCGTAAGGATAGACGGCAACTTCAAGGGCGAGATAAAGAGCGAGGGGACTCTCATAGTCGGAGAGGGCGCGCTGGTCGAGGCGGAGATCAACGTCAGCTCGGCCGTAATAGCCGGGGAGATAAGGGGGTCGGTAAACGGCGCGAGGCGTGTGGAGTTGAAGGCGC
The nucleotide sequence above comes from Thermodesulfobacteriota bacterium. Encoded proteins:
- a CDS encoding polymer-forming cytoskeletal protein → MFGKDEMVSTTPRGEATGFIDKGMRFNGKLDFEGTVRIDGNFKGEIKSEGTLIVGEGALVEAEINVSSAVIAGEIRGSVNGARRVELKAPGKMVGDIRTPTLIIGEGVVFDGNCVMEKKDRPAELRPPKQQVPVKQAPQAPITSPVQKNAQS